From one Planococcus citri chromosome 3, ihPlaCitr1.1, whole genome shotgun sequence genomic stretch:
- the fuss gene encoding SKI family transcriptional corepressor 2 codes for MSDTSVASPSDEYNKLTSYGYEEQLSSPSSSLRFSCQKNNQVGTVVLYGVPIVSLIIDSQERLCLAQISNTLLKNFSYNEIHNRRVALGITCVQCTPVQLEILRRAGAMPVSSRRCGMITRREAERLCKSFLGDNSPPRLPEDFAFQVHHECAWGCRGSFLPSRYNSSRAKCIKCSICGLFFSPNKFIFHSHRTSPNAKYVQPDAANFNSWRRHMRLSGGPPEEITHAWEDVKAMFNGGTRKRMMNDHHTSEPCKKISPVIKPPKDSSSPPHPFPLPVVSSSARVPPLPLVMDYVWQHNALKNNTFGSYTTFPWFSSATKLGFGLPSTNSTFFFPKYETASRLYPSAFRPVYPSIPSSVKDTEQPEDSDDEEETVDIETCNEDDTKSVWQIHTPDQARK; via the exons ATGTCAGATACATCTGTTGCCTCACCGTCGGATGAGTACAACAAATTAACATCCTACGGCTACGAGGAGCAGCTTTCTTCACCATCTTCATCGCTAcgattttcttgtcaaaaaaataatcag GTCGGTACAGTAGTTTTATACGGAGTGCCCATCGTCTCGTTAATAATCGACTCGCAAGAACGTCTGTGCCTGGCTCAAATAAGCAATACGCTTCTGAAAAACTTCAGCTATAACGAAATCCACAACCGCAGAGTGGCATTGGGTATAACCTGCGTACAATGCACTCCGGTACAGTTGGAAATCCTCAGACGAGCCGGTGCAATGCCAGTTTCTTCCAGACGATGCGGAATGATCACAAGACGCGAAGCGGAACGACTCTGCAAATCGTTCCTGGGAGACAATTCGCCTCCACGATTACCAGAAGATTTCGCGTTCCAAGTACACCACGAGTGCGCGTGGGGGTGTCGCGGATCTTTTCTGCCATCGAGATACAATAGCTCGAGGGCGAAATGCATCAAATGCTCTATTTGCGGTCTGTTTTTCTCGcctaataaattcattttccatTCGCATCGAACGTCTCCAAATGCCAAGTACGTACAACCAGACGCCGCTAATTTCAATTCGTGGCGAAGACACATGAGACTGAGTGGTGGTCCTCCTGAAGAAATCACTCACGCTTGGGAAGACGTTAAAGCTATGTTCAACGGCGGCACGAGAAAACGCATGATGAACGATCATCATACCTCGGAaccttgtaaaaaaatatcgccAGTGATTAAACCTCCGAAGGATTCGTCATCTCCGCCGCATCCGTTTCCATTACCTGTTGTATCGAGCTCGGCTCGAGTTCCTCCTTTGCCTTTAGTTATGGATTACGTATGGCAGCATAAtgcgttgaaaaataatacattcGGCTCGTACACGACGTTTCCTTGGTTTTCGAGCGCTACCAAATTGGGGTTTGGATTGCCGTCCACGAACTCGACGTTTTTCTTCCCAAAATACGAAACTGCATCGAGGCTGTATCCGTCGGCATTTCGACCCGTATATCCGAGTATACCTTCCTCTGTCAAGGATACAGAACAGCCAGAAGACAGCGATGATGAAGAAGAGACTGTAGATATTGAAACGTGTAACGAAGATGATACGAAAAGTGTTTGGCAAATACACACACCAGATCAG